A portion of the Calothrix sp. 336/3 genome contains these proteins:
- a CDS encoding 15,16-dihydrobiliverdin:ferredoxin oxidoreductase: protein MYKRFLEHLEQSLFQRFTLQSRPIPPGLEYQVSDRGRNPATIRSWCYQCPEYRKIRYTYIDAGASAQILNSVIYPSHYYELPLLGIDFLSFGQVKNLIVMDFQPLFQDEAYLKKYIYPLQTLHDKYPDLVQDLEMKFYDANQYFSKYLLFAKTDAETVKTRVFAAFKDYLDLYWQMLAQAQPLTDQSDIQRIVKAQKDYDQYSADRDPASGLFSSYFGHEWSERFLHEFLFEDAVPLATSGKKVN, encoded by the coding sequence ATGTATAAGCGCTTCCTTGAGCATCTGGAACAATCCTTGTTTCAACGGTTCACATTGCAAAGCCGCCCCATTCCTCCAGGATTGGAGTATCAGGTGAGCGATCGCGGGAGAAATCCCGCCACGATTCGCAGCTGGTGTTATCAATGCCCTGAGTATCGGAAAATCCGCTATACCTATATTGACGCAGGGGCAAGTGCCCAGATTCTTAATAGTGTCATCTATCCCAGTCACTACTATGAATTACCCCTACTCGGTATCGACTTTCTGTCCTTTGGTCAGGTGAAAAACCTGATTGTTATGGATTTCCAGCCTTTATTTCAGGATGAAGCGTACCTGAAAAAATATATCTACCCCCTACAGACATTACATGATAAGTATCCAGACTTAGTACAAGACCTGGAAATGAAATTCTACGATGCGAACCAGTATTTTTCTAAATATCTATTGTTCGCTAAAACCGATGCCGAAACGGTGAAAACTCGTGTATTTGCAGCATTTAAAGATTATTTAGACTTGTACTGGCAAATGCTAGCCCAAGCCCAACCTCTGACAGATCAGTCTGATATTCAGCGAATTGTCAAAGCCCAAAAAGACTACGACCAATACAGTGCCGATCGCGATCCAGCTTCTGGTCTGTTCAGTAGTTATTTTGGACATGAATGGTCAGAGCGTTTTTTGCATGAATTTTTATTTGAGGATGCTGTACCCCTGGCGACTAGCGGCAAAAAAGTAAATTAA